Genomic segment of Leopardus geoffroyi isolate Oge1 chromosome B2, O.geoffroyi_Oge1_pat1.0, whole genome shotgun sequence:
ctctctctgccccagctgcactctctttctctcaacaaaaataaagaaacttgaaaaaataattaaaaaatgtgttattacTTGGAAAGGAGGTCATTCGTGATGAATGAATTTTTTGGATTATatatttactactttttttttcacaaataagattttttatttgtcaTCATTAAATGTCTGAATTGTAAAAGATTCTTGGACTGGTGGCTCATATCCATCAGCTCGTTCAACTTTAGCACCGGTCTCATCCCCAGTAGCTTTTCCAGAACTACTACCTTCACTATGAAGCCCCATGAGCTTTCTCAATTCAAACTTGGGCTTCTtcagcatttttacttttctaatgaAGACATCATGAAGTGGATAAATAGACTGACAAGCCTTCTCTATGTCTTTTCCGATGCTGTCTGGAATCAACTTATTGAAAAATTCTTTCAAGTCATTTGTCTGCACCTCTTGGGTCATGATTTTCATCATCTCTTTCTGAATTTGGTGGATCTGTTGGTGCTGAGCATAAGAGGTCTTCCGAATCTGATTGTTGCATTTTTTAGTAAAACTGACACAAAAGAGAGGAAGCAAATACCCATCGGTAGTCTTGACATCCACATGAGCTTCAATCATGGTCTGCCATTTTTTGACCATGGAGCACATTTTGTCCCGGGTAAGATCCATGCCATGGAAATTAGGCAGTTTTTGCCCGGAACATCTTCAGTAATTAGCATGAATTTACTAAATGCAATTTCATTATTCTGCAGACCAGCAAGGCTTACTTCAAACACACGACCCTTAAGGCCATCAGATGAGGTTTTGGTTCCTTGAGTTCTCGTGACTAGTGTTTTTCCAGTATTTCTTATATTAGACATTGCTGGTGCTTTTACATCATaccaatttttctttgaaaatggatCAACCACTTTCTTCTTGGCTCCCTTTTTGCCGCCATTCATAAGGAGCTTGTTCTTGCCTACCGCCATGGTGCTGCTCAGGGAGCGAAAAGGGCTATATTTACTACTTTTCTGCAATGTTGTTTTGATTGCATTGTTCAATTAGTAAATGTATTACCATTTTGCATGCATTACATTAACCTAGCGGCTAATCTCAgtgattgaaaaaataataaagtcatacaatatatattaagtTATCTAATGAGCTATGTGCAAATTATGCATTCAAATTGAGTTTGGAAATTATCATTAGAAGTcatttaatatagaaaatatactGTGGAGGCAAATATTCCAATAATCTGACTCTCTAGTTTGTATGCTGGCTATTGATCTTGGCAAAAGCACTCTTGCcgtcagtttcttcatttgtaaaatagaaataatattattatGGACTTATGGttataatgagaaataaataagtttatcCAAGGGTAGCACCcagaacagtgtctggtacaAAGTATAGGTGCTGGAAAATATTAGATAGTTCTATTATTTAGTGTATGGATCTTAACAAATCATCAATATTTTgagagttttaattaaaaaaaaatatttataaatcaaaaactgaatgaaatcaaaatattaattcaatAGAATTAATGTATTGTACCCACATGCTTCTTTTGATTCCCGTTCTACCAGTCCCAAATTCTCAGGCTGTCCCATCTTCTGCAGAGAAATATGGTATGTTCTTGTCAAATCTCTAACCTTCTGCCCGTGGGTTAGGAAACTGAGGATTTGTTACCACCATACCTGAAACTCATAGGAGAATTTCCCTgtcttacaattttttctttcaagttcaaGTTCCTTTGGTTTTGACAGTTGACCAGAGCAATCCATTTACATTCTGTTCAGTATGGAAgtcattttacttgttttctgcTATGTACCCGATGATGTTTGGTCTTTTTGATGGAAATTTAAGTAATTATCATGCCATATAAGTTGCTTAACTCTAGTTCAGaagataaatgtgtatatatgtgtatgtgtgtatgtataatataatatatatatacatatacatatacatatacatatacatatacatatatatatatattatattatatattcattccaAGGTAAAAGGGGTGTTTAAATTGTCATCCATGGAAACGTTTTATCTAACTTAGAAGACTAGCATTCCACTAAGAGtagagaggaggggcgcctgggtaactcagtcggttgagcgtccaacttcagctcaggtcatgatctcacggttcatgagtttgagccccacattgggctctgtgctgacagctcagagcctggagcctgcttcggattctgtgacccaccccctctcctctgccccactcctgcttgtgctctgtctctctctgtctttcaaaaatgaataaacaaaaaaaatttaaaaaagaagagtagagAGGAAAAGTGGGTATAATAGTCACAGGGGTGGAAGAAGACTGTTTTGTCACATTTGTAGTATTCTCTGTGCCCCTGgagaataaattttatatgtgatCACATAGTACTAAAAATTAGGATCCTTCCTGTCCTTTACCTCATGGTAAGCCTAAATATCTAGCTTTGATTTTAGTTAcaaattaatttctgtttcctATGTGTTTGATCTAATTCCATTTCAAACTCCAGCACATGTAGATTTTCTACAAATGCTCTTATGGTGTAGAAAGCAACATAAAATAATGGGGAAAGTATGTATTTTGGAATTTAGAAAACCTGAGTTCTTAGCTGAGTCCCTTCTTAGCTTTTATCTCTTAGCTATGTGACCTCTCTGAAAAATGACaattaataaaataagctagTAAAATGGTCCTAATACAATAGTTCTACTAGTAATTAAAATACCCTAACTAGTAAAATAGTTTACATATTAAAATAGTTCTAATAAAACTCCAttgaagtatatgaaaagatgttcaatatcatatGTCCTTAGGGAATTTTGAATTAAAGCAGCAGTGAAAAACCaatacatacctattagaatggccaaaagcCAGAGCACTGGatattgaagaaatgggcaaaagatatgaaaagacatttctagaaagaagatatccagatgactaacagacacatgaaaaaatgctcaacatcactcattgtcgggaaaatacaaatcaaagccacaatgagataccacctcacacctgtcagaatggctaaaatgagcaactcaggcaacgatagatgttggcgaggatgagaagaaagaggaacccttttgaactattggtgggaatgaaaactggtgcagccattctggtaaacagtttggagtttccttaaaaaattaaaaatagaactacccaatggCCCGGCAATTGCActtagtaggtatttatccaaagatacaggagtgctgattcgaactggcacatgcaccccaatgtttacaacagcactgttgacaatagccaaagtatggatggagcccaaatgtccatcaactgataaatataatggaatatcactcggcaataaaaaagaatgaaatcttgccatttgcaacaacgtgggtggaactagagtatatCATGCTAAGCTAAATaggtcagaaaaagataaatatcatatgatttcactcatgtggaatttaagaaacaaaacagatgaacataggggaagggaagcaaaaaaagataaaaacagagaagaagacaaaCCTTAAGATTCTctgaaatacacagaacaaactgagggttgctggtggggtgttgggtgggggaatgggctaaaagggcaaggggcattaaggaggaccttgttggggtgagcactgggtgttatatgtaaatgatgaatcactgaaatctattcctgaaatcattattacactatatgttaactaacttggatttacattaaaaataaataaataaatgaatgctgtATTTTATGCTTAGTAGcttgtctttataattttaatggtgtctttcacagagcaaaaaaaatgtaattgttatAAAGtccaattttcactttttttcttctatgattgTGCATTTTGTGTCAGGTCTAAAGATTTTctcatatgctttttaaaataattgtttttaatgtttatttatttttgagagagatagagcacaagaggggaagggccagagagagaaggagacacagaatctgaagcaggctccaggctccaggctccaggctccgagctgtcagcacagagccagatgtggggctcaaactcatagactgcaagatcatgacctgagccaagttggatgcttaactgactgagcctcccaggcgccacTCTcctatgcttttattttctaaaagtttaatggcttttatatttaaatatacaaaattaaatatagtggtgatatatatatatatatatatatatagagagagagagagagagagagagagagagcgctgaAGGAGAAGCAGTGTTATCAAGATGTGGGTCCAATAAAGCAAAAAGTTGAAGGGAATTCCAAAAATTAGTTACAAATGTGGAACAATGTGCTGATCTCTAAGCAAGAGTTCTTTAGCACAGAGTTCAGTGTGTAGGAGTGTCAGAAGAACAGCACACTGGTGTGGTTGGAGTGTGTATGAAATAGTACAGGGATAAACCAGGTCAACAgtgatgggaagaaaaatggaattagTCTTGTTTCTGAGATGAGTGTGGACAAGAGGACACATTGCTATCATATCTAAAATGCCCTTAGGTGTGATGACCCTCATGGGATGAGTATTGTTCTCCCAGGGTTGGGAGGAGGGTGGTCATCTTTCTAGATAGACTGGCATGGCAGCCTTTTAAGTTTTTCCACTCTGCAGTGTCTTTTTCTGACAGCACCTTCCATAGGCTTTACCCATAGTCAAATAGAAATAAGTAGTACCGCCAACCGCACTCTGGATACCAGATATCTGGATACAGATACCATGTTCCACCTGCCCCCACGAAAGTACGCTAATGCACGGATTCTCTTAGTACTTAATTAAACATGTGAATTTTTAACAGGGCCTGTTATTCAGAGCCTTACAGGATTTGGTTCCTCATTCTTTCTACATTTCTGACCTTGTTCAACTAATTCCCTCACTTACTGGATGTGATTCCTGTCACACTGATGGCTGTAGTCCTCTTTCTGGAACACTCCAGTGTCACATTGGCCTTAAGGCTTTTACTTGCTGTATCCTTGACCTGAAGTTCTCTTCTGTCAGATTTTCAAATGACTagattctttttcatattttagtttcTACTTCATCTCTCATCTCCTCATCAAAAACTTCCAGACATATTTCtcaattttgtcttgttttctcttaTCTTGCCAAGTACCTTGAGGTTGTTCTATATCCTATTcccctattttatgtttttatgccaTTTATCAGTATCAGAAATTATGTGTTCTACTTGTTtaggcatttattatttatttcctcatatATATCATGAACTTTATGACtcagaaatttctcttttatatagAGGAGGGCTGGCTCATAGTAGACGCTTCATAAAATATTGTcggatgaatgtataaacacttgataaatgtttctttttctatattccaaAGTAAGCTactatttcttttcctataaataaatatagtggTTATGATTTTCATGGTTGTTTGGACAAAATGTGGTAATATATAAAAGTCCATACTACAGTTTTTAACACATAGTAGGCAATTAggcagtggattttttttttcatttttccatcaaTATATCCCACTGAAATAGCACAGTAGATATtgattaaatgacataattcaAACTGGGGTATTGTAATCATGTGAAATGATATCTTACGTATTACATATTTTATGGCATATATCACATTATATACTATCCCTTATATATGACATAAGATATATCATATGGGATATGTGACATATTTTTATTAGATAGTAATGATGAAATTATTATAGTTAAATATTCTCCTTTGAAGCACAAATATTCCAAAAGTAATCTGCCTTCTTAGGTTTTCAAACTATGTTAAttacaattaggaaaaaaataaaattgtctgtaTTTCTAAATTAATGTGAGATATTCTATCTTCTAAGGAAAGCTTTAATTCTGATAGTTTCATGATTAACTATTATTTCCTACCTTCATGTTTACTGTTTCCAGGAAGAACCCTATGTCTTGTTTAAGAAGTCTGACAAACCTCTCTATGGGAATGATCGATTTGAGGGCTATTGTATTGACCTCCTCAGAGAGTTATCTACAATCCTTGGCTTTACGTATGAAATTAGACTTGTGGAGGATGGGAAATATGGAGCCCAAGATGATGCCAATGGACAATGGAATGGAATGGTCCGTGAACTGATTGATCACGTAagccttttttctcatttttatcattaCCTTTGGTAGattgctaaaatatttactttttaaaagttttttgatgGTCAAGGGTTAATAATGGCAAAGAGCAGTGATATATTTCAAGTATGTATTTCCTTAAATAATTATCTtcaaagtatgttttatttttgccttaaatATAAACAATCTAAGAGGGATGTATGGTTCTATTAGAGAGAGTCGTCTGTTTTAAATTCACTAGTATTTAGTGATTTAATATCTTGAAATATTTAGTCCTAATTTGCAAATTATAATGTGGTTTCCcaacaatttatttctttttcacttttataatacTGACTTCATAATCAATAGAAGGAATGATGATGCGAACTctaaattttatgataaaaattttctGGATTAGCGTAGGTTACTTCTTATCTTTAGAGATGAGAGAAATCTATAtgcaaaaagaatagaataaagatACTgtgtaaaataaagtattttaagtgTATTAATCTGGCgatagacattttatttatttagttagttagttagttgaATAAAGCCAGACATTCCTTCTTTGGTCAAGAAagcattatttcataatttcttagTTGGCAGTGTCGATTAATTCATCTCTTTGaaataaactcttattttttaaaaataataataatattacatttggctttgtgttttgtaacatttaagtttattttgacattttccatAATATTAAGGCATGTAATTATTGTCAAATATCTACaaagtaacaaaatatattttgcttttaaaaaaccaTGAAAACTGTACCCTAAATTAAAGTCCTTACTAATGGAAGTAGCAAAAATAGGCAGTTTTCACAACATTTTGAAGATATTTCATTGCTATTAACTATAAAGTTTATTATCAAGAGTAAAGGAATAAGGGAGATCTGTCTCtatccctatctatctatctatctatctatctatctatctatctatcatctatcaggGGATGTTAGGGTTTGGTTAGAAGcagaataacaaaacaaataaacaattatcattaaacttatttttctttaatcttcaacatattattttaattatttgaaatttactCAATAAGGTTCTGAGGTTCTAGGCTTAATcagttatttctaaaaattctgcATAAATGGtccatttatattttactttgtaaaatctgttaaagatgatgaaaatgtaTATGATTTGGAATCAGATATGAAACCTTAAACTTTATGTTCACTTATATTACTATAGCAGCAACCATCAGAAATCTAATTCAAGCTGGTTTAAGCAAAAATGGTAACTTGTTTGTTTGCATCTTTGTAAAGTCCAGAGGTAGTGTGGCTGGATTTAGAATATCAAGATTTAGTTTCCCTGATATTTTGCCTCAATGTagtctttgtttctctgtatttgttttactCTTAGACATGTGCCTCTCAACAGATGGCAAGAACAATTGCTACCAACAGTTCTAGATCAACCATCCAGGTAGAAGTAAAGCACCTGGACCCTATAATTTAGTCAAGGGACCCCAAATTTGGTTTCATTGGCCAGACCAAGGTCATAAACTAGATTCTGAACCAATTATCCCATTCAGAGGAAGtgctattcttggggtgcctaggtagtTCAGTTGTTtatgcatccgactcttggttttggcacaggtcatgatctcatggtttgtgagttcgagccacacatcaggctccatactgacagtgtggtgcctgcttgggattctctctctccctctctctctgtccttcccctgctgtctctctctctctctctctctctctctctctcaaaaataaataaacttaaaaatatttttttaaaaaaggaaagaagtgctATTCTCATTGGATAGCTTGGAGGCAATATATTCACACAAGAAATTAGGAGGTGAGGTGAATCCCTTTTAAAACCACATAGATTTAGATTTGAGGAACtgtgaatttttaaaggaaaattagggTGTTTATCCAGGAAGAAAGTAGAATGGATCCTGCACATACCAATACAAATGTATATCCAGCATCAAACCTTTGCATACGtagcctattttctttttttcaaagaaattaaaagtagaaaatgaaggTTAGGAAATAATGATTTAGATCTATGGCATAAAAGAGGATGGCACCCAAAATGAAGGAATAGTAAGGGGGATTCTATCAGTTGATATTTGTTTctcaagaaaattatttgtagTATTGGATTGAGACCACTGATGAGGGCTTCAAGTTACTGgatcattttattcttcttagtGCCATATCTTTCacttcaccttttatttttcctttagtagAGTACTATTCTGTCCTAGTATCCACTTTCTTGGTGCCTTCCTCATGTTTCATATTGCCAACCAAGCCTTGGTTATTAATATTTAGCATGAGTCATATTAAACTAGAATGATGATTATagtcaatatatttttctttgtacaaCCTCACCCTGGTTTGCATATTTATGAATATGCTAATTTCAACACAAAGTAGTAACTCTTCCTGATAATCAGATAAATATCCTAAACTGCTTGCTctccttgttttctttggataagcTTATCTTCTCTCATAGCTTGATTACCATGCTCAAACTGAAATTTCACCATTCTGCATCTTTAGGCGTGAGCCTTAGATGCATATATCAACCTACCTCTGTTATATTTTTTgcttaaatatttcataagcaTCTCAAAGATAGAATATTCCAGACTgaatttattgtttatatttcttgaaccttttctttctgaagaatttcTTATATCAGTACATGGAACAATGATTCAATAGGTTCCCTAAGCCAAAATTTAGTAGtcatttttggattatttctCACTCCATCATGTTTTATTGAGTGTGgtccttaaataattttttaatgattatttatttttgagagagacagaaacagagcgtgaatgggggagggacagagagagagggagacacagaatgtgaagcaggctccaggctctgaccttgtcagcacagagaaggacacggggctcaaactcacaaaccatgaggtcatgacctgagcgaaagtcagatacttaactgactgagccacctagagcCCCTGtccttaaataattttaaaacctgCTCACTTATCTCCATCTCCACCGTTACCTGGAATAATATCCCAATATGAGGATCTTTCCTTTCTAATAcattatctgtatatatatatccattatctatctatctatctatcatctgtctatctatctatctatctatctatctatctatcatctatatcattCAGCTAGGATGTTGTTTCAGAAGAAGAAATCTGATCATGCTTTTCTTGTGCATAAAATCTATCAGTAGTTTCCATTGTCCTAACAATATGGCACCaactatataatatatttataatacttcCACATTTGGTTGTCTATCTGTGATGGAAATCTTCTTTTTACCCTCCAGATGTACTCTCAGATCTTCTCCACCTTGCTTTCTGTATTGGGAGGTTGTCTTACATGGAGTAAATCAACAGGGCTCCCAGTAAGAGAtccaaggaaaggaggagagtgaGGTCAGAATATTTATTTCCCTCCTTGCTCCCTGAGATGTTGGCTTAAGCTGGCTGTGTGCCTACAAGGAATGCCAGTTTCTTATTATGAAGCCTGATCTATACAAATCTATCTCCTGTTCTCAGTTCCAATTTACACCCTACATAGGTTTGTTTCTCCAGATCTCAGGATGGTTACAGCTTAGGTGCTATTAGCCTTGGGTTCCTGCACCATCCCTTAAAACTTCCCAACACCAGGGGTCCTTGAAATATGTTCCATACACCTGCAGATCAATTTCACTTgcaaacttgttagaaatgcaaattttcaggcCCTAACCTAGAACTACTAGATCTATAActctggggtggagcccagcaaTCTTTCTTTCAGCAAGCCCTAATGGTGATTCTGATGTTCGCTGAAATTTGAGAATCAATATTCTACCCT
This window contains:
- the LOC123608777 gene encoding 40S ribosomal protein S3a-like isoform X1 gives rise to the protein MAVGKNKLLMNGGKKGAKKKVVDPFSKKNWYDVKAPAMSNIRNTGKTLVTRTQGTKTSSDGLKGRVFEVSLAGLQNNEIAFSKFMLITEDVPGKNCLISMAWILPGTKCAPWSKNGRP
- the LOC123608777 gene encoding 40S ribosomal protein S3a-like isoform X2, which codes for MAVGKNKLLMNGGKKGAKKKVVDPFSKKNWYDVKAPAMSNIRNTGKTLVTRTQGTKTSSDGLKGRVGRETMRKRHRGYY